The region GGTTACCAAATAGATGCGTGACGATGATCGCTTTGGTTCGCTCACTGACTCGTGCGGCGATCGATTCTGCAGTGACGTTATACGTGAGCGGATCGACGTCCGCGAACACAGGAATCGCCCCTTGATAGAGGATGGGAGCAATCGCACCCATATCCGTCACAGGGGAGGTAATAACTTCATCCCCTGGATTGGGATCCAGTGCCGCAATCGCAGTATGAACGGCGGCGGTCCCAGACGCACAGGCATAGGCATATTTTGTATCGAGCAGCTCAGCAAAGCGCTGTTCGAGCGTGCGCACGAACATCCCTTTGGTACTGGTCAAGGTTCCGCTTTGCAGCGCCTCAGCCAGGAGCGCAAGTTCTTCTTCGCCAAAAGTTCGACCAGAAGCGTCTTGGTCGGACGGAAGGGTAAGTCGTTGAAGAGGTGGAGGACGATGATCACTCATGAGGTTTCTCTTTCGCGGATGGAAGTGGTGAGACAGGTACGAGTGCCGTATGCGAGAGTAAAGCAGGAGGCTGAGCAGCCTCGGCCTTCTGGTTTTTCCTCTTTCCTACAACACGTTGGAAAAGCAGACGACTTAACAAGCGGAGATGGCCCAAAACGGTTCGTAGCACTTTCATTTTTGAATGGCCAAGGACACGAACTGCGAGCACGGCAGGATGCTCAATGACATGTGCGTTCCGTAACCCGAGTTGGCCAACCAATTCGGCAACGCCAAGAAAACCTTGTTCACGCAATGAGAGCGCGAGGATTGCATTTCTGCGATACACACGAAAACAACTGGTATAGGTATACAATCGTTGCGGGAGCACCCGTCGGTACAAAAACGACGCGGCCTTAGAGAGTGACAACCGCCAGTTCGGTACGTTGAGCACTTTTCCTTGCGGGTGATAGGGCGAGGCCGTAACGAGATCGACCCCCTCCGTGAGGAGCGGGAGCATGTTTTTCAGCTCGTGCGGGTCATACGTGCAATCACAATCGATCGAGCACACAATGTCGGTTGTCGCTGATTGGATTCCTGTCAGAATGGCCGCGGCCACTCCGCGATTCTCAAGGTGGCGCACGAGAGAACAATGAGGCCGTGCGCCAAACTGCTGCTGCAGAGAGGACCAGGTTCCATCGCTACTGCCATCATCGACAAAAATGAAATACAACTCGTACTCTCGGCTGAGGGTCTCCTCGACGCTGCGCAACGTGTTTGCAAGATAGGGGAGAACTAATTCTTCGTTGAAGCATGGCACAACGATACTGACCGCGACTCTTTGGCGTCCGCTGTCGCCAGTCGCCTCAAGAGGCATTGCGGAACCATTTGGCGGCACTTCCGCAGAACGCACGGTGATACTTGGCTGTTCGTGCAACGTAGGAAGAGGAGGTTCCACGACCGTAGGAGTCAACCCTAACGTTTCAGCAACTCCGGCAAAGTGATAGGTACGGAAATAATCCTCCAGAACCCAGTGCATTTTTTCTAAGTTCCGGTAATGGCGAATACGAGTAAGCGCAGAGGCAGCGCCAATCTTGGGCTGTTCGGTGTCTAGCTCCCACACATGGAAATACATCACAAATGGGGCTTCGCACGTCCGGTGCCAGCGTTTGACCGCATGCTTGATAAACGTATGGGGAAATTGGCGAAAGTAGTTCCCTCCAGCGATAGGCAGATTCCACCCTGCGAAGGACCAGGTAGACAGAGGAATCTCCCATATCTGGCCACTGTTACAACGCCGGCGGTGGACAAAGCGCAGCTCAGGGGTTGCATGGAAGGTTCTGCCATGCGGTAAGATACTGGAGTCGTAAGCGTAGCCTTCCTCAGCCAACACATCGAGCGCCCAGAGATCTGTCGGTGCAAGCCACTCATGGGCGACCCGATAGCCAAGGACCTGTGTACCGCTAGCGCGCTCAAGCGCATGACGTGAGCGTGCCAGATCTTCGCGAAATTCTTCGCGGGTCATTTGTTGGATACTGCGATGATAATATCCGCTACTGGCAATTTCATGCCCACATCGCACGACTTCTCTCACAATGTCCGGCTGTTTGTCGGCGATCCATCCCGAGACAAAAAAGGTCGCCTTGATGTGGAATCGATCCAACAGGTCAAGCGCTTTCCGCGTGTTCTGCTCAAAACGTGTCGGAAACCGATACCACTGTTCTTGCTGAATCAGTTGGTTGAATGCACCGACATGGAAATAGTCCTCCATGGCGATAGTTAAGATGTGGCGCCTGTCGG is a window of Deltaproteobacteria bacterium DNA encoding:
- a CDS encoding DUF3473 domain-containing protein, which produces MTELRPPPDRRHILTIAMEDYFHVGAFNQLIQQEQWYRFPTRFEQNTRKALDLLDRFHIKATFFVSGWIADKQPDIVREVVRCGHEIASSGYYHRSIQQMTREEFREDLARSRHALERASGTQVLGYRVAHEWLAPTDLWALDVLAEEGYAYDSSILPHGRTFHATPELRFVHRRRCNSGQIWEIPLSTWSFAGWNLPIAGGNYFRQFPHTFIKHAVKRWHRTCEAPFVMYFHVWELDTEQPKIGAASALTRIRHYRNLEKMHWVLEDYFRTYHFAGVAETLGLTPTVVEPPLPTLHEQPSITVRSAEVPPNGSAMPLEATGDSGRQRVAVSIVVPCFNEELVLPYLANTLRSVEETLSREYELYFIFVDDGSSDGTWSSLQQQFGARPHCSLVRHLENRGVAAAILTGIQSATTDIVCSIDCDCTYDPHELKNMLPLLTEGVDLVTASPYHPQGKVLNVPNWRLSLSKAASFLYRRVLPQRLYTYTSCFRVYRRNAILALSLREQGFLGVAELVGQLGLRNAHVIEHPAVLAVRVLGHSKMKVLRTVLGHLRLLSRLLFQRVVGKRKNQKAEAAQPPALLSHTALVPVSPLPSAKEKPHE